TCGCGGACGGGAAGGCACCCTCGCGGGCCGTCTTCGCGCTCGTGGTGCACCCGGCCAATGTGGACACATTGATCAGCGTCGCGCGCCAAGAGCCAGCCGCCCCAGCTTGCCTCGCAGAAGTCCGCGAGGGAGTGAGAGGGCCGGAAGACTTCCTCTTGCTGGGCTACATGGGCGAGAGCGGCGTTCCCACCGCCAAGGTTGGCCCCGCCAAAGACGCCGCGCAGGGCTTGGAATCCGCGAAAGGGGTGGCCTACCGCGGCAAGGGGTGGCTCATGGTCCAAGTGAGGCTCCGCAACCAGCGAGGCCCGCAGCCGTGGGTGCCGACGGAGGCAACGCTCACGAGCAAGACAGGCGAGAAGCTGCGGGGCCGCGTGGTGCTTGAGGAACAGGGAGAGCCAGAACCCGGCAAAGCTGTGCGGGTGCTCGTGGTGACGGAGGAGCCACCCGCAGGCGTGGGCCTCTTCTTCATCCTGGAACTGAGCGGTGCCGATGGTCGGACGCTTGCGATCCCCGAGGTGAAAATTCCGGCGCCCGCGAAGGAGCCCAAGCCATGACTGCGCCAGTCGTGGGGC
This region of Hyalangium minutum genomic DNA includes:
- a CDS encoding DUF2381 family protein, translating into MFQSTSLAVALVLLTGTVARAQATAREPRHRTVTVTGNPSEPPPEVHVSAETPTVFLFGAELRKKSVRVDEARIRVVDTGEQSRTIVVQAVSPPSHGERHELEVEFADGKAPSRAVFALVVHPANVDTLISVARQEPAAPACLAEVREGVRGPEDFLLLGYMGESGVPTAKVGPAKDAAQGLESAKGVAYRGKGWLMVQVRLRNQRGPQPWVPTEATLTSKTGEKLRGRVVLEEQGEPEPGKAVRVLVVTEEPPAGVGLFFILELSGADGRTLAIPEVKIPAPAKEPKP